A part of Prolixibacteraceae bacterium genomic DNA contains:
- the rsmI gene encoding 16S rRNA (cytidine(1402)-2'-O)-methyltransferase: protein MSKLYLVPTPVGNLEDMTFRAIRILKEVDLILAEDTRTSGKLLKHFEIDTRCISHHKFNEHKTSERFALEIKAGTTMALITDAGTPAISDPGYLLAKSCIENDVEIDCLPGATAFVPALVNSGLANDKFCFEGFLPQKKGRQKRLQELAEEERTIIFYESPYRVVKTLTQFKEFIGEDRRISISREISKMYEETVRGTVTEMIAHFENHPPKGEFVMVLEGKIPEKKKKKL, encoded by the coding sequence ATGTCAAAACTATATTTAGTTCCTACTCCTGTAGGAAACCTAGAAGATATGACATTCCGTGCAATACGTATCTTAAAAGAGGTCGATTTGATCCTCGCTGAAGATACTAGGACATCTGGAAAATTATTGAAACATTTCGAGATCGACACTCGATGTATCTCACACCATAAGTTCAACGAACACAAAACATCGGAGAGGTTTGCTTTAGAGATAAAGGCAGGGACCACGATGGCATTAATCACCGATGCAGGGACACCAGCAATCTCTGATCCAGGCTATCTTTTAGCAAAGAGCTGTATTGAAAATGATGTAGAGATAGATTGTCTTCCTGGTGCTACTGCTTTCGTACCAGCACTTGTGAATAGTGGTTTAGCTAATGATAAGTTCTGTTTCGAAGGCTTTCTTCCCCAAAAGAAGGGACGTCAGAAGAGACTGCAAGAGCTTGCGGAAGAAGAAAGAACCATCATCTTCTACGAATCACCCTACCGTGTAGTAAAAACACTCACCCAATTTAAAGAGTTTATCGGAGAAGATCGTAGGATAAGTATCAGTAGAGAGATTAGCAAGATGTACGAAGAGACCGTAAGAGGAACGGTAACAGAGATGATTGCTCACTTTGAAAATCATCCTCCTAAAGGAGAGTTTGTAATGGTATTAGAGGGGAAAATTCCTGAAAAAAAGAAGAAGAAGTTGTAA
- a CDS encoding DUF2807 domain-containing protein has product MKKLLTMLSIILLSSCAKEYIEGEGPVIKDKELQIDPFTKISVEGPFTVNITQGTEQKVTITTEQNIIDRTNKVVVDGVWQIRLQEGDYKNILPKINVTVPNLTSFVSLNEAKVFVSEWDCGDDDLHLEASAGKLSFDPPVVAKNINITISKGAEIFTPKVSTNAIDVASDNCRDLSITGSTTKLNITHTGNGGINTRALQADDVTVVITNGSKVNVTANKTLNATVNGYGRIGYYGDPVITKSINGTGELNHYK; this is encoded by the coding sequence ATGAAGAAGTTACTTACTATGCTAAGCATCATTCTGCTTAGCTCTTGTGCAAAAGAGTATATTGAAGGAGAAGGTCCTGTAATTAAGGACAAAGAATTACAAATTGATCCATTTACTAAGATCTCGGTAGAAGGTCCATTTACTGTGAACATAACACAAGGAACGGAACAAAAGGTTACCATCACTACGGAACAAAATATTATTGATAGAACCAACAAAGTGGTTGTAGATGGGGTATGGCAAATACGTCTTCAGGAAGGAGATTATAAGAACATATTACCAAAGATTAATGTTACTGTGCCTAATCTAACCTCGTTTGTGTCTCTTAATGAAGCGAAAGTATTTGTTTCTGAATGGGATTGTGGAGACGATGATCTACACCTTGAAGCATCTGCAGGAAAACTATCATTTGATCCTCCTGTTGTAGCAAAAAACATCAACATAACCATCTCCAAAGGAGCAGAAATATTTACACCTAAGGTGTCTACAAACGCCATAGACGTTGCTAGTGATAATTGTAGAGACCTCTCTATTACAGGTAGTACAACCAAACTGAACATCACCCACACAGGAAACGGAGGCATCAACACAAGAGCTCTTCAAGCTGATGATGTTACCGTTGTAATCACCAATGGTTCTAAAGTTAATGTAACTGCCAATAAAACATTAAATGCTACTGTTAATGGTTATGGACGTATTGGATATTATGGAGACCCTGTAATTACAAAATCAATTAATGGAACAGGCGAATTAAATCACTATAAATAG
- a CDS encoding acyltransferase: MEKKHSTNGIDLLKFILSLLVVLIHCNPIKNDNCYKFLIEGIIRIAVPSFFLINGLLLKEQYLLNKSLYLKKNIKIYLFWSLLYFPFYYHTSISTYCLNFVMGYGHLWYIGAMILGVFLFSFIYKSRLNNVLLYIFIYAVACFSFYYIQIISEDIDHNIVAKILKLPKYLIRNGFWDALPFIGIGYMIKRKRFTIKQSYNLVLFLLSITALLFESYVLRIKFFNIYESTEGADFMFMLLPTSVFLLLYFKDHIKLGINSILFRRLSALVFFIHYGVNQILMEISQYGAVERTFITIAITMVISLIVIYIQDTIHESKRCTKPV, from the coding sequence ATGGAAAAGAAACACTCGACTAATGGTATAGATTTATTAAAGTTCATTCTGAGTTTACTCGTTGTTCTCATTCATTGTAATCCAATAAAGAATGATAATTGTTATAAATTTTTAATTGAGGGAATTATAAGGATTGCTGTGCCATCATTTTTCTTAATAAATGGACTTTTACTCAAAGAGCAATATTTATTGAATAAATCATTATACTTGAAAAAAAATATAAAGATTTATTTATTTTGGTCTTTACTATATTTCCCATTTTATTATCATACTTCTATATCAACATATTGTTTAAACTTTGTTATGGGCTATGGCCACTTGTGGTATATCGGTGCAATGATTCTTGGCGTATTCCTATTTTCTTTTATCTATAAATCGAGACTGAATAATGTTTTACTTTATATATTTATCTATGCAGTTGCATGTTTCTCATTTTATTATATTCAAATAATAAGTGAAGATATTGACCATAATATCGTGGCAAAAATCTTAAAACTACCAAAATACCTAATAAGAAATGGTTTTTGGGATGCACTACCATTTATTGGTATTGGTTATATGATAAAGAGGAAAAGATTCACAATTAAACAAAGTTATAACTTGGTGTTGTTTTTATTATCAATTACAGCTTTACTATTTGAGTCTTATGTTCTTAGAATAAAATTTTTCAACATTTATGAGTCAACAGAAGGTGCAGATTTTATGTTTATGCTTTTGCCAACCTCTGTCTTCTTATTATTATATTTTAAGGATCATATCAAGTTAGGAATTAATAGTATTTTGTTTAGACGATTAAGTGCTTTAGTATTTTTTATTCATTATGGAGTTAATCAAATATTAATGGAAATTTCTCAATATGGTGCAGTTGAAAGAACCTTTATTACAATAGCTATTACTATGGTCATATCATTAATTGTGATCTACATTCAAGATACTATCCATGAATCTAAACGATGTACAAAGCCAGTCTGA
- the meaB gene encoding methylmalonyl Co-A mutase-associated GTPase MeaB translates to MSNNCKDHHPENDPQYKGLAVNSGVSQPEIVNQSAVERFLNKQRRLLTVDEYVQGILDQNITILSKAVTLIESSNPKHQKIAQEVIKRCLPYSGKSIRIGITGVPGAGKSTFIEALGTLVTGKGHKLAVLAIDPSSERTKGSILGDKTRMEDLSADPNAYIRPSPSAGSLGGVARKTRETIILVEAAGFDTIFIETVGVGQSETAVHSMVDFFLLIQIAGAGDELQGIKRGIMEMADGIAINKAEDDNANKAELAAAQFRNALHLFPKPKSGWSPQVVTCSALYKLRITEIWTMMMDYMSFTQENKYFDLRRSEQDKYWMYETINERLKNDFFHNQEIKALLGKYEDEIEKDKISSFGAAQELLDKYRSQL, encoded by the coding sequence ATGAGTAACAACTGCAAAGATCATCATCCAGAGAATGATCCTCAATATAAAGGGCTGGCTGTAAATAGTGGAGTTTCACAACCAGAGATTGTAAATCAAAGTGCTGTCGAGCGTTTTCTAAATAAACAACGCCGTCTATTGACTGTTGACGAGTACGTTCAAGGTATTTTAGATCAAAACATAACCATTCTTAGTAAGGCAGTAACCCTTATTGAGAGTAGTAATCCAAAACATCAAAAGATTGCCCAAGAGGTGATAAAGCGATGTCTTCCATATTCAGGTAAATCTATCCGCATTGGTATCACAGGAGTCCCAGGAGCTGGAAAGAGTACATTTATTGAAGCTTTAGGTACCCTAGTCACAGGAAAAGGACACAAATTAGCTGTATTGGCAATTGACCCCTCTAGTGAACGAACTAAAGGGAGCATCTTAGGAGATAAAACTCGTATGGAAGATCTATCTGCTGATCCTAATGCATATATTCGTCCTAGCCCATCTGCTGGTTCATTAGGAGGTGTAGCACGAAAAACTCGTGAGACAATCATATTGGTTGAAGCTGCAGGATTTGACACGATATTTATTGAAACCGTAGGAGTCGGACAGTCTGAGACAGCTGTTCATTCTATGGTTGATTTTTTCCTTTTAATCCAAATAGCTGGTGCTGGTGATGAGTTACAAGGAATTAAGAGAGGCATTATGGAGATGGCTGATGGTATCGCAATAAATAAGGCGGAGGATGATAATGCAAACAAAGCAGAATTAGCTGCTGCTCAGTTTCGCAATGCTTTACATCTGTTTCCGAAACCAAAATCAGGATGGTCTCCACAGGTTGTAACTTGTTCCGCACTGTATAAGTTGCGTATAACCGAGATCTGGACTATGATGATGGACTATATGTCATTCACTCAAGAGAACAAATATTTTGATCTTCGTAGATCCGAACAAGATAAGTATTGGATGTATGAAACAATCAACGAAAGATTGAAGAATGATTTCTTCCATAACCAAGAGATAAAAGCCCTTCTTGGAAAGTATGAGGATGAAATTGAGAAAGATAAAATATCCTCATTTGGTGCGGCACAAGAGCTACTCGATAAATATCGATCTCAATTATAA
- the lysA gene encoding diaminopimelate decarboxylase translates to MINRELLSKLTSKATPYYFYDTELLRKTIQEIKTESNKYGYQVHYALKANTHDGVVKEIVAAGFGADCVSGNEVSYAHSMGIPSERIAFAGVGKTDHEILTALRVGIFSFNCESIPEIEVINDLAAQEGVVAPIAIRINPDVDPKTHEYITTGLKDNKFGINHWDFDVVAERLKSLDNIELTGIHFHVGSQIMDMTVFEQLSLKINKIAAWFKENDFHLHHINVGGGLGINYEAPVEAPVADFKGYFKAFHDHIHLEEGQELHFELGRSVVAQCGHLISKVLYVKQGLETQFMILDAGMTELIRPALYGAHHDISVLTSDLSREKYDVVGPVCESSDVFAKGVMLPKSKRGDIVAIHSSGAYGQTMASSYNMRDLVKGYTTEEL, encoded by the coding sequence ATGATAAATAGAGAGTTATTATCAAAGCTGACAAGCAAGGCTACACCTTATTACTTTTACGATACAGAATTGTTGAGAAAGACGATTCAGGAGATCAAAACGGAGAGTAATAAGTATGGCTATCAAGTGCATTATGCCTTAAAGGCGAATACACATGATGGTGTTGTAAAAGAGATTGTAGCAGCGGGTTTTGGTGCAGATTGTGTGAGTGGTAATGAGGTAAGTTATGCTCATAGTATGGGTATACCTTCTGAACGTATTGCCTTTGCTGGAGTTGGAAAGACAGATCATGAGATACTAACGGCATTACGTGTGGGGATCTTCAGTTTCAACTGTGAGAGTATCCCTGAGATTGAGGTGATCAATGATTTGGCAGCACAGGAAGGAGTCGTAGCACCTATCGCGATTCGCATTAATCCAGATGTTGACCCAAAGACACATGAGTATATTACAACAGGATTAAAGGACAATAAGTTTGGTATCAACCATTGGGATTTTGATGTGGTGGCTGAGCGTCTTAAATCGTTAGATAATATTGAGTTGACTGGTATTCATTTTCATGTGGGATCGCAGATTATGGATATGACTGTCTTTGAGCAGTTGAGTTTGAAGATCAATAAAATCGCTGCATGGTTTAAGGAGAATGATTTTCATCTTCATCATATTAACGTTGGTGGTGGATTAGGAATCAATTATGAAGCACCTGTTGAGGCACCTGTGGCAGATTTTAAGGGCTACTTTAAAGCATTCCATGATCATATTCATTTAGAGGAGGGGCAGGAGCTTCACTTCGAATTGGGGAGATCTGTTGTGGCACAGTGTGGCCATTTGATATCTAAAGTCTTGTATGTAAAGCAAGGTTTGGAGACCCAATTTATGATTTTGGATGCAGGAATGACAGAGTTAATTCGTCCTGCACTTTATGGAGCACATCATGACATCTCGGTTCTTACGAGTGATCTCTCAAGAGAGAAATATGATGTGGTAGGTCCTGTGTGTGAATCATCGGATGTATTTGCAAAAGGAGTTATGCTTCCAAAATCTAAGCGAGGTGATATTGTGGCCATACACTCTTCTGGAGCTTATGGACAAACAATGGCTTCGTCGTATAATATGCGTGATTTGGTTAAAGGGTATACTACCGAAGAGTTATAA
- a CDS encoding PDZ domain-containing protein, which yields MNTPLFFIQILLLISLCSGCKHSKTLIVDNNSTDSYTLTDAFTEASRLKELDDHLNIQIIIKEGTYYLDRPISITPVMSGLSIIGQGLVEIKGSRILKPNWKIYNDKIMSSNIKNISSNSLLFVDNQKQILARYPNYNEKKGPWQGWAADAISKERVASWKNPKGAIFNAMHRGQWGDFHYTITGVDDNGKAILSGGQQNNRASKPHIKYRMIENIFEELDSPKEWFFNRQEQKLYLWETTIMPQLVEVSNLDNLIHIEGTENNPVKNISIEGVQFSQTNRTYLKDYEPLLRSDWTIHRDGAIYMKGAEKVSINRCTFKDLGGNVVFIDGYNRDHHFSNNLIHDCGATAFNFVGDPSAVRSPAFQYYQSVDRDKMDTLKGPKNNHYPMQCVVDNNLIYRIGRIEKQTAGVNISMSRRIKVDHNTIYDVPRAAINICDGTWGGHQITNNDAFNTVLETSDHGAFNSWGRDRFWHPNRGVMNKLTAKDASIAKWDAIETTTIANNRFRCDHGWDIDLDDGSSNYIIENNLCLSGGIKLREGFYRTVRNNITLNNGFHPHVWFSNSHDSIYNNIFMSKHKDIRLQAWGDYVDKNIYTDKSMLVINKTKGVDNNSGYSDDIRHAIEKKVFNFDQNLLLDFNFINFDTQHFGVTDPKLKELAKKPNISIIVRTEQLSNDMVFYNWKGAKVKQVTSLAERSAAGLPNSKGIIIVSIKKESPADSSDLQVGDVITNIENYETSSLPQFIKAIGQLETHHSLKIKRYRNQKQSTVTITNLK from the coding sequence ATGAACACACCACTATTTTTCATTCAAATCCTACTTTTAATCAGCCTCTGCTCCGGATGTAAGCATAGCAAAACATTAATCGTAGATAACAACTCTACCGACAGCTACACCCTTACTGACGCATTTACTGAGGCTTCAAGATTAAAAGAGCTCGACGACCATTTAAATATCCAAATTATCATTAAAGAAGGTACCTACTATTTAGACCGTCCTATTAGTATCACCCCTGTCATGAGTGGTTTATCCATTATAGGACAAGGGTTGGTAGAGATAAAAGGTTCGCGTATCTTAAAACCTAATTGGAAGATATACAATGATAAAATCATGTCATCTAATATTAAAAATATCTCCAGCAATTCACTACTATTTGTTGATAACCAGAAGCAGATCCTTGCTCGATACCCCAACTATAATGAAAAGAAAGGTCCTTGGCAAGGTTGGGCTGCAGATGCAATATCAAAAGAAAGAGTTGCTTCGTGGAAGAACCCCAAAGGTGCCATTTTTAATGCAATGCATAGAGGACAGTGGGGGGATTTTCACTATACAATTACTGGGGTCGATGACAATGGCAAGGCTATTCTTAGTGGAGGCCAACAGAATAACAGAGCTTCAAAACCGCATATTAAGTATCGGATGATAGAAAATATATTTGAAGAGTTAGATAGCCCCAAAGAGTGGTTTTTTAACAGACAAGAGCAAAAGCTTTATCTATGGGAAACAACAATCATGCCCCAATTAGTAGAGGTATCAAATCTAGACAATCTAATACACATAGAGGGTACAGAGAACAATCCGGTAAAAAATATTTCAATAGAAGGAGTACAATTTAGCCAAACCAACCGAACTTACTTGAAAGACTATGAGCCCCTTCTTCGTAGCGACTGGACTATACATCGAGATGGTGCTATTTATATGAAAGGAGCTGAAAAAGTATCAATAAACAGATGTACATTTAAAGACCTAGGAGGAAATGTTGTTTTTATCGATGGATATAATAGAGATCACCATTTCAGCAACAACCTAATCCACGACTGTGGAGCAACAGCATTTAATTTCGTGGGAGATCCCTCCGCAGTAAGATCTCCTGCTTTTCAATACTACCAATCCGTCGACCGAGATAAGATGGATACCCTAAAAGGGCCTAAAAACAATCACTATCCGATGCAATGTGTTGTAGACAACAACCTTATATATCGTATTGGTCGTATTGAAAAACAAACTGCTGGAGTAAACATATCGATGTCTCGACGCATTAAAGTCGATCACAACACCATTTATGATGTCCCAAGAGCTGCTATAAATATTTGCGATGGAACATGGGGTGGTCACCAAATTACCAACAATGATGCATTCAACACAGTACTTGAAACGAGCGATCATGGTGCGTTCAACTCGTGGGGAAGAGACCGATTTTGGCATCCAAACAGGGGCGTGATGAACAAATTAACAGCTAAAGATGCTTCCATTGCCAAATGGGATGCCATTGAGACGACAACCATTGCAAACAATAGGTTTAGATGTGACCATGGATGGGATATTGATCTTGACGATGGATCATCAAACTACATTATTGAGAACAACTTATGTCTCTCAGGAGGAATAAAACTAAGAGAAGGATTCTATCGAACCGTTCGTAATAATATCACACTAAACAATGGATTCCATCCACATGTGTGGTTTAGTAATTCTCACGACTCAATCTATAACAACATCTTTATGAGTAAGCACAAAGATATTCGCCTCCAAGCATGGGGAGATTACGTCGATAAAAACATATATACCGATAAAAGCATGCTTGTTATAAACAAGACCAAAGGGGTGGATAATAATAGCGGCTATAGCGATGATATAAGACATGCCATAGAGAAGAAAGTGTTCAATTTCGATCAAAATCTATTGCTTGATTTCAATTTCATCAACTTCGACACACAGCACTTTGGAGTCACAGATCCTAAACTAAAAGAGCTAGCAAAGAAACCAAACATATCCATTATCGTAAGAACAGAACAATTATCTAATGATATGGTATTCTATAACTGGAAGGGAGCAAAAGTAAAACAGGTTACTTCTTTAGCTGAAAGATCCGCTGCAGGACTACCAAACTCTAAAGGAATAATTATTGTATCAATAAAAAAAGAGAGTCCTGCCGATAGTTCTGATCTTCAGGTAGGAGATGTGATTACAAACATAGAAAACTACGAAACCTCTAGTTTACCTCAGTTTATCAAGGCCATAGGTCAACTTGAAACACATCATAGTTTAAAGATAAAAAGATATCGTAATCAGAAACAGAGTACAGTTACTATTACGAACTTGAAATAG
- a CDS encoding aspartate kinase, which produces MKVLKFGGTSVGSVENMKTVMDIVTDGEKKLVVLSAMSGTTNTLVEIADYLAKKNKDSARFVISKLEKQYYQTIREMYHSEEIIERAFMIVEDCFDTIKSFTSGEFTENGEKNILAQGEIISSNLFNLLLIQEGYKSTLLSALDFMKIDSDKSADQFYIEKNVCKLLEENPSADYYITQGFICLNSDDEIDNLQRGGSDYTASLIGAAIKAEEVQIWTDIDGFHNNDPREVENTKKVDSLSFDEAAELAYFGAKILHPQTVLPAKLANIPVRLKNTMNRNDEGTIIRSQTGSQGLKAVAAKDGITAVKIRSGRMLNAYGFLKNIFEIFEFFKTPIDMITTSEVAVSVTIDDPKNLDAIVMELKEYGDVELDVDQTIICIVGNMISTSEGLAMKVFDALGDIPVRMISYGGSDHNISVLVSTEDKKRTLQAISNHLLD; this is translated from the coding sequence ATGAAAGTATTAAAATTTGGAGGAACTTCTGTTGGATCAGTAGAAAACATGAAGACGGTAATGGATATTGTTACCGATGGAGAGAAAAAGTTGGTTGTTCTTTCTGCGATGTCTGGAACCACTAATACTTTGGTGGAGATTGCAGATTATCTTGCCAAGAAGAACAAGGATTCTGCACGCTTTGTCATCAGCAAGTTAGAGAAACAGTACTACCAAACCATTCGTGAGATGTATCATTCGGAAGAGATCATTGAGCGAGCTTTCATGATTGTTGAAGATTGTTTCGATACGATCAAGTCGTTCACTTCTGGTGAGTTCACCGAGAATGGAGAAAAAAATATATTAGCCCAAGGAGAGATTATCTCTTCTAATCTTTTCAACTTATTGTTGATTCAAGAAGGGTATAAGTCTACACTACTTTCGGCACTAGATTTCATGAAGATTGATAGTGATAAGTCAGCGGATCAATTTTATATTGAGAAGAATGTATGTAAATTATTAGAGGAGAATCCAAGTGCTGATTATTATATCACACAGGGGTTTATCTGTCTGAATAGTGATGATGAGATTGATAATTTACAGCGTGGTGGTTCCGACTATACAGCATCGTTGATTGGAGCTGCGATTAAGGCAGAAGAGGTTCAGATATGGACTGATATTGACGGATTTCACAATAATGATCCACGTGAGGTAGAGAATACGAAGAAAGTGGATTCACTATCTTTTGATGAAGCAGCAGAGCTTGCATATTTTGGTGCTAAGATTCTTCATCCTCAAACAGTATTGCCTGCAAAATTGGCTAATATCCCTGTACGTCTTAAGAATACGATGAACCGTAATGATGAAGGAACAATTATCCGAAGTCAGACGGGTTCACAAGGTCTAAAAGCAGTTGCTGCAAAAGATGGAATTACTGCGGTTAAGATTCGTTCAGGACGAATGTTAAATGCCTATGGTTTCTTGAAAAACATCTTTGAGATCTTTGAGTTCTTTAAGACACCTATTGATATGATTACGACCTCTGAGGTTGCTGTCTCTGTTACTATTGATGATCCTAAGAATCTAGATGCGATTGTAATGGAGCTCAAGGAGTATGGAGATGTTGAGCTTGATGTAGATCAAACGATTATATGTATTGTTGGAAATATGATCTCTACATCTGAAGGTTTAGCCATGAAGGTTTTTGATGCATTGGGTGATATTCCTGTACGAATGATATCGTATGGTGGTAGTGACCACAATATTTCAGTATTGGTTTCAACAGAGGATAAGAAAAGAACGTTACAAGCGATTTCTAATCACCTGTTAGATTAA
- a CDS encoding thymidine kinase codes for MFLETTINATQKRGWIEVVCGSMFSGKTEELIRRLKRAQIAKQNVEIFKPSIDTRYSEDKVVSHDESAIRSTPVENPANILLLSADTDVVGIDEAQFFDSSIVDVCRELANSGVRVIVAGLDMDFKGVPFGPIPSLMAEAEYVTKVHAICVRCGNLAQFSHRLTTDDKQVLLGEQEAYEPVCRHCFKEINKAQ; via the coding sequence ATGTTTTTAGAAACAACCATCAATGCAACACAAAAGAGAGGCTGGATTGAAGTAGTCTGTGGGTCTATGTTTTCAGGTAAAACAGAAGAGTTGATTCGTCGATTGAAACGAGCACAGATTGCAAAACAGAATGTGGAGATATTTAAGCCTTCTATTGACACTCGTTATTCTGAAGATAAGGTCGTTTCGCATGACGAAAGTGCGATTCGTTCAACTCCTGTTGAGAACCCAGCGAATATTCTATTGTTAAGTGCCGATACTGATGTGGTAGGCATTGATGAAGCCCAGTTTTTTGATAGTTCTATTGTTGATGTTTGTCGTGAACTTGCAAACAGTGGTGTGAGGGTTATTGTGGCAGGATTAGATATGGATTTTAAGGGGGTCCCTTTCGGTCCTATTCCTTCTTTGATGGCAGAAGCAGAGTATGTTACGAAAGTGCATGCAATATGTGTTCGTTGTGGTAACTTAGCTCAGTTTAGTCACCGTCTAACCACTGATGATAAGCAAGTGCTATTAGGAGAACAAGAGGCTTATGAGCCTGTTTGTAGACATTGTTTTAAAGAGATAAATAAAGCACAGTAA